A window of the Gemmatirosa kalamazoonensis genome harbors these coding sequences:
- a CDS encoding indolepyruvate ferredoxin oxidoreductase subunit alpha, translated as MPYVITEACINVKDKSCVDVCPVDCIYEGPEQLFIHPDECIDCGACEPECPVTAIFPDEDVPAQLRDYVRKNREVFQSDEPPGRPTR; from the coding sequence ATGCCGTACGTCATCACCGAAGCCTGCATCAACGTCAAGGACAAGTCCTGTGTGGACGTCTGCCCGGTGGACTGCATCTACGAGGGCCCCGAGCAGCTGTTCATCCATCCCGACGAGTGCATCGACTGCGGCGCTTGCGAGCCCGAATGCCCGGTGACGGCGATCTTCCCCGACGAGGACGTGCCCGCGCAGCTGCGCGACTACGTGCGGAAGAACCGCGAGGTGTTCCAGAGCGACGAGCCGCCCGGACGTCCTACGCGCTGA
- a CDS encoding energy transducer TonB, with product MSRPGHLGRLARLAFPALMIAAAPRALAAQQGDVYGPGDLTSAPKLVSAATTARLIARSYPEGMRRMSLGGEVKVEFVIDKDGHVEPASITVLESTVAQLSSAAKSVVERMEFVPGKKDGQPVRARVQQQIVYKP from the coding sequence ATGTCTCGTCCCGGCCACCTCGGACGCCTCGCCCGTCTCGCCTTCCCCGCCCTCATGATCGCCGCCGCCCCGCGCGCGCTCGCCGCGCAGCAGGGGGACGTCTACGGTCCCGGCGACCTGACCTCGGCGCCGAAGCTCGTCTCCGCCGCCACGACGGCGCGCCTCATCGCCCGCTCGTACCCCGAGGGGATGCGGCGCATGAGCCTCGGCGGTGAGGTGAAGGTGGAGTTCGTGATCGACAAGGATGGCCACGTCGAGCCGGCGTCGATCACGGTCCTCGAGTCGACCGTGGCACAGCTCAGCAGCGCCGCCAAGTCGGTCGTCGAGCGGATGGAGTTCGTCCCCGGCAAGAAGGACGGCCAGCCGGTCCGCGCGCGCGTGCAGCAGCAGATCGTCTACAAGCCGTAA
- a CDS encoding putative bifunctional diguanylate cyclase/phosphodiesterase has translation MPDPSPANVPRFQTSFAARLVVLSLLVAAVASRGARHTARRMRAARGRARRAWLGVVGRGRYAALVETLRRSEARFRAVSEAATDAIVSTDWQNRIVFWNAAATRMFGYAEAEAMGQPLARLIPTTTHGTRTPSPMWQGGHTAPTLVGRTVELEATRRDGTAFPIELSLSSWYADGALYFTSIIRDVTARHRAQEAVRESELRHRQLVECSPECIVVHAAGVILFANPAAAELLGVRGAYELVGRRLLKVVHPDSRDEVRERIARAPDSRSGAQLGEFRMLTADGRTLEVETSSVAVVHDGRRAVQTHVRDVTPRKALERQLVHEAFHDPLTGLANRVLFRNRVEHALARASRTGPRPVVLFLDLDDFKRVNDGWGHAAGDRLLVQVASRLRATLRDVDTCARLGGDEFAVLLDEPAGAESPLLSGAAHVAERIVASLGEPVECDGVALEVGVSIGIAAAAAADGADELLRNADLAMYRAKAAGKGRYEVFEPAMHAAVRERLELEADLRRVVANECRDLVVHYQPIAALAGRRLHGFEALVRWRDARRGFVPPLAFIPLAEETGLIVAIGRHVLETACRDARGWQDRLGRPLSITVNLSARQLLEPDLPRVVAAALSDSGIAPESLVLEMTESMLIDDTESTLGRVRALKALGVRLAIDDFGTGFSSLAYLERFPVDLLKIDKRFVDRVGREHDESPLARAILGLGAALGMRVVAEGIETEAQWTRLRELGCELGQGYYLARPAGLDDVERLLDAELARG, from the coding sequence GTGCCCGATCCGTCGCCTGCCAACGTTCCACGCTTCCAGACGAGCTTCGCGGCACGGCTCGTCGTGCTCTCGCTGCTCGTCGCCGCCGTCGCGTCGCGCGGAGCGCGACACACGGCCAGGCGGATGCGCGCGGCGCGGGGGCGAGCACGCCGCGCGTGGCTCGGCGTGGTGGGGCGTGGTCGCTACGCGGCGCTCGTCGAGACGCTGCGCCGCAGCGAGGCCCGCTTCCGCGCCGTCTCCGAGGCGGCCACCGACGCGATCGTCTCGACGGACTGGCAGAACCGCATCGTCTTCTGGAACGCCGCCGCGACGCGGATGTTCGGCTACGCCGAGGCGGAGGCGATGGGCCAGCCGCTCGCCCGGCTCATCCCCACCACGACGCACGGCACGCGTACGCCCAGCCCGATGTGGCAGGGCGGCCACACCGCCCCCACGCTCGTCGGCCGCACGGTGGAGCTGGAGGCGACGCGACGCGATGGCACCGCGTTCCCGATCGAGCTGTCGCTGAGCAGCTGGTACGCGGACGGCGCGCTGTACTTCACGAGCATCATCCGCGACGTCACCGCCCGCCACCGCGCCCAGGAAGCGGTGCGCGAGAGCGAGCTCCGGCACCGTCAGCTCGTCGAATGCTCGCCGGAGTGCATCGTGGTGCACGCCGCCGGCGTGATCCTGTTCGCGAACCCGGCCGCGGCGGAGCTGCTCGGCGTCCGCGGCGCGTACGAGCTGGTGGGGCGCCGGCTGCTGAAGGTCGTGCACCCCGACTCGCGCGACGAGGTCCGCGAGCGGATCGCGCGCGCCCCGGACTCGAGATCCGGCGCGCAGCTCGGCGAGTTCCGGATGCTCACCGCCGACGGGCGCACGCTGGAGGTGGAGACGTCGTCCGTGGCGGTGGTGCACGACGGTCGCCGCGCGGTGCAGACGCACGTGCGCGACGTGACGCCGCGCAAGGCGCTCGAGCGGCAGCTCGTGCACGAGGCGTTTCACGATCCGCTCACCGGGCTCGCCAACCGGGTGCTGTTCCGGAACCGCGTCGAGCACGCGCTCGCCCGCGCATCGCGCACCGGCCCACGCCCGGTGGTGCTGTTCCTCGACCTCGACGACTTCAAGCGCGTCAACGACGGCTGGGGACACGCCGCCGGCGACCGGCTGCTCGTGCAGGTGGCGTCGCGCCTCCGCGCCACGCTGCGCGACGTCGACACGTGCGCGCGGCTCGGCGGCGACGAGTTCGCGGTGCTGCTCGACGAGCCCGCGGGCGCCGAGTCGCCGCTGCTCTCGGGGGCCGCGCACGTCGCCGAGCGCATCGTCGCGTCGCTCGGCGAGCCGGTGGAGTGCGACGGCGTCGCGCTCGAGGTGGGCGTCAGCATCGGGATCGCCGCCGCCGCAGCCGCGGACGGCGCGGACGAGCTGCTCCGCAACGCGGATCTCGCGATGTACCGCGCGAAGGCGGCGGGCAAGGGACGCTACGAGGTGTTCGAGCCGGCGATGCACGCGGCCGTGCGCGAGCGGCTGGAGCTCGAGGCGGATCTGCGCCGTGTCGTGGCGAACGAGTGCCGCGATCTCGTCGTCCACTACCAGCCGATCGCGGCGCTCGCGGGCAGGCGGCTGCACGGGTTCGAGGCGCTGGTGCGCTGGCGCGATGCGCGGCGCGGGTTCGTGCCGCCGCTGGCGTTCATCCCGCTGGCCGAGGAGACGGGGCTCATCGTGGCGATCGGCCGCCACGTGCTGGAGACCGCGTGTCGCGACGCGCGCGGCTGGCAGGATCGCCTCGGCCGCCCGCTCTCGATCACCGTGAACCTCTCGGCGCGTCAGCTGCTCGAGCCGGACCTGCCGCGCGTGGTCGCCGCGGCGCTGTCCGACTCGGGGATCGCGCCGGAGTCGCTCGTGCTCGAGATGACCGAGAGCATGCTGATCGACGACACCGAGAGCACGCTCGGCCGCGTGCGCGCGCTCAAGGCGCTCGGTGTCCGCCTCGCGATCGACGACTTCGGGACGGGCTTCTCGTCGCTCGCCTACCTGGAGCGCTTCCCGGTCGATCTACTGAAGATCGACAAGCGGTTCGTCGACCGCGTCGGCAGGGAGCACGACGAGTCGCCGCTGGCGCGCGCGATCCTGGGCCTCGGCGCCGCGCTCGGCATGCGCGTCGTCGCCGAAGGGATCGAGACGGAGGCGCAGTGGACGCGACTGCGGGAGCTCGGCTGCGAGCTCGGGCAGGGGTACTATCTCGCGCGACCCGCAGGCCTCGACGACGTGGAGCGGCTGCTCGACGCGGAGCTCGCGCGCGGCTGA
- a CDS encoding AI-2E family transporter, with protein sequence MRAAALVMGLYLALRLLWFANSLVFVVFLGVLFGLAVGAAVDRLERFRVRRGIGAALVVFGTIGALVGVGAFVAPTLGEQIRVLRGQLPAAADRLEEWIGKHRTGLVGLIVNNAIGDSASAPGAARPTTQPGAAPNAPPNAAPNAAPNAQAGASLGAPSATASLRARLGEQLSGATKFLFPFLSSAAAVLGGLLLIVFLAIYIGAEPQLYHDGLMHLFPHRARPRAGEVLTEIATVLRKWLVTQLLAMFAIGLVTTVAMFALGVKAAFALGVIAGLLEFIPTVGPVLSAIPAIAMGLVDSPEKALSVLLAYWGIQFIENHLLIPFLMRGGMDLPPALTLVAQALMTLVFGFLGLMVAVPLTAAALVPIKMLYVQDVVGDPIGVEVDDD encoded by the coding sequence ATGCGCGCCGCGGCGCTCGTCATGGGGCTGTACCTCGCGCTCCGGCTGCTCTGGTTCGCGAACTCGCTCGTGTTCGTCGTGTTCCTCGGCGTGCTGTTCGGGCTCGCCGTCGGCGCGGCGGTGGACCGGCTCGAGCGGTTCCGCGTGCGCCGCGGCATCGGCGCGGCGCTCGTCGTCTTCGGCACGATCGGGGCGCTCGTCGGCGTCGGGGCGTTCGTCGCGCCGACGCTGGGCGAGCAGATCCGCGTGCTGCGCGGCCAGCTCCCCGCGGCGGCCGACCGGCTCGAGGAGTGGATCGGGAAGCACCGCACGGGGCTCGTCGGCCTGATCGTGAACAACGCGATCGGCGACTCCGCATCGGCGCCGGGCGCGGCACGACCCACCACGCAGCCCGGTGCAGCGCCTAACGCGCCGCCCAACGCGGCGCCTAACGCGGCGCCTAACGCGCAGGCCGGCGCGTCGCTCGGCGCGCCGTCGGCCACGGCGAGCCTGCGTGCGCGGCTCGGCGAGCAGCTCAGCGGCGCGACGAAGTTCCTCTTCCCGTTCCTCTCGTCCGCCGCCGCGGTGCTCGGCGGCCTGCTGCTGATCGTCTTCCTCGCGATCTACATCGGCGCCGAGCCGCAGCTCTACCACGACGGATTGATGCACCTCTTCCCGCACCGCGCGCGCCCGCGGGCCGGCGAGGTGCTCACCGAGATCGCGACCGTGCTGCGGAAGTGGCTCGTGACGCAGCTGCTCGCGATGTTCGCCATCGGCCTCGTGACGACCGTGGCGATGTTCGCCCTCGGCGTGAAGGCGGCGTTCGCGCTCGGCGTCATCGCGGGACTGCTCGAGTTCATCCCGACGGTGGGGCCGGTGCTCAGCGCGATCCCGGCCATCGCCATGGGGCTCGTCGACTCGCCGGAGAAGGCGCTGTCGGTGCTGCTCGCGTACTGGGGGATCCAGTTCATCGAGAACCACCTGCTGATCCCCTTCCTGATGCGCGGCGGGATGGACCTGCCGCCCGCGCTCACGCTCGTCGCGCAGGCGCTGATGACGCTCGTCTTCGGCTTCCTCGGCCTCATGGTCGCGGTGCCGCTCACCGCGGCGGCGCTCGTGCCGATCAAGATGCTCTACGTCCAGGACGTCGTCGGGGATCCGATCGGGGTGGAGGTAGACGACGACTGA
- a CDS encoding YhbY family RNA-binding protein, translating to MAMTGKERAALRAEAHHLTPMVHVGQQGLTPAVFQTLDDALRTHELVKVQLGRSVDVPAKDAANALATAAAAEVIQVIGKTATLYRHNPDLKRKPGDAAPWK from the coding sequence ATGGCGATGACCGGAAAGGAGCGCGCGGCCCTGCGCGCCGAAGCCCACCATCTCACCCCGATGGTCCACGTGGGCCAGCAGGGGCTCACCCCGGCGGTGTTCCAGACGCTCGACGACGCCCTCCGCACGCACGAGCTGGTGAAGGTGCAGCTCGGCCGCTCGGTGGACGTGCCGGCGAAGGACGCGGCGAACGCCCTCGCCACCGCGGCCGCCGCGGAAGTCATCCAGGTCATCGGCAAGACCGCGACACTCTACCGCCACAATCCCGACCTGAAGCGAAAGCCGGGGGACGCCGCGCCCTGGAAGTGA
- a CDS encoding M23 family metallopeptidase has product MHPRLSLVPRAAVSSLAAATLTACAGRLTAPARPTVPTPDEALSARAASVADADVSYLRTRALLLPVANVRAASLTSSFLAPRDGGARAHEGIDILAPRGTPVLAADDGRVWTVRSNALGGLTVYTMDPAERLVFYYAHLDRYQPGLVDGMPLLKGDTLGFVGTTGNAPPETPHLHFQVGTIGPDHHWWTATWLDPLPFLRDPGVVVADRNEPVVIPVGRVRRPTVPIDTAVVDSTARQRGPRGQH; this is encoded by the coding sequence CGCGGCCGTCTCGTCGCTCGCCGCCGCGACGCTGACCGCGTGTGCCGGCCGCCTGACCGCTCCCGCGCGGCCCACCGTGCCGACGCCCGACGAGGCGCTGTCCGCGCGCGCCGCATCGGTCGCCGACGCCGACGTCTCGTACCTGCGCACCCGCGCGCTGCTGCTGCCCGTGGCGAACGTGCGCGCGGCGTCGCTCACGAGCAGCTTCCTCGCGCCGCGCGACGGCGGCGCGCGCGCGCACGAGGGGATCGACATCCTCGCGCCGCGCGGCACGCCGGTGCTCGCCGCGGACGACGGCCGCGTGTGGACCGTGCGGTCGAACGCCCTCGGCGGGCTCACGGTCTACACGATGGATCCGGCCGAGCGGCTCGTGTTCTATTACGCGCACCTCGACCGGTACCAGCCCGGGCTCGTCGACGGCATGCCGCTGCTGAAGGGCGACACGCTGGGCTTCGTCGGCACCACCGGCAACGCGCCACCGGAGACGCCGCACCTGCACTTCCAGGTCGGCACGATCGGACCCGACCACCACTGGTGGACGGCGACGTGGCTCGACCCGCTCCCGTTCCTCCGCGACCCCGGCGTCGTGGTGGCCGATCGGAACGAGCCGGTGGTGATCCCGGTCGGCCGGGTGCGGCGGCCGACGGTGCCCATCGACACCGCCGTCGTCGACTCCACGGCGCGACAGCGCGGGCCGCGCGGACAGCACTGA
- a CDS encoding acyl-CoA thioesterase produces the protein MSHETPRYHVYPTDCDVFGHVNHATMITLLEHARWALLETVTTYRELRRADVWTVVRHVDVSYTAQSVPGDELVIRSGLVRIGRTSYAIRQTVTNASTGTLHADATITFVCLDRASRPVPVPDAWRSIFPLWDDPVSA, from the coding sequence ATGTCCCACGAGACCCCCCGCTATCACGTCTACCCGACCGACTGCGACGTCTTCGGGCACGTCAACCACGCGACGATGATCACGCTGCTCGAGCACGCGCGTTGGGCGCTGCTCGAGACGGTGACGACGTATCGGGAGCTGCGGCGCGCCGACGTGTGGACCGTGGTGCGCCACGTCGACGTGAGCTACACGGCGCAGTCGGTGCCGGGCGACGAGCTGGTGATCCGCTCGGGGCTCGTGCGCATCGGGCGCACGAGCTACGCGATCCGGCAGACGGTGACGAACGCGTCGACGGGCACGCTGCACGCCGACGCGACGATCACGTTCGTGTGTCTCGATCGCGCGTCCCGGCCGGTGCCCGTGCCCGACGCGTGGCGGTCGATCTTTCCGCTGTGGGACGACCCGGTCAGCGCGTAG
- a CDS encoding ribonuclease D, translating to MARTISQNAASATEAAVAYLDTPAETDAFLESIQTTREIAIDTEGASFHRFVDRIYLLQLTARVGNAERSAIVDPLSAGNLPALGRVVEDPAVEVVFHDADYDLRLLHQDYGWRPTHLFDTRLAAQLLGIKAFGLAALLEREFGLKLDKKHQRADWSMRPLTDDMLDYAAQDTRWLLGLRDRLREQLERSGRLAWAQEEFARLEGTRWEPEDPATGFMRLKGARDLSRRELALLRELVTWRDGVARELDRATFRVASNDVLFDVARRAPQSREELGAIKGVPRGSLEGRGNEILGAVRRGLAVPDAELPRYPRAPRWDRDPEFDARVSRLRSVREEAAQRLALDPGVLCPRERLEAVARRNPRSLEELAEVPDLRRWQIDVLGAAMLRALREVDATSATVGNADRSPYRDE from the coding sequence GTGGCCCGAACCATCTCCCAGAACGCCGCGAGCGCCACCGAGGCCGCGGTCGCCTACCTCGACACGCCCGCCGAGACGGACGCGTTCCTCGAGTCGATCCAGACGACGCGCGAGATAGCGATCGACACCGAGGGGGCGAGCTTCCACCGCTTTGTCGACCGCATCTACCTGCTGCAGCTCACGGCGCGCGTCGGCAACGCGGAGCGTAGCGCGATCGTCGATCCGCTCTCCGCCGGCAACCTGCCCGCGCTCGGCCGCGTCGTCGAGGATCCGGCGGTCGAGGTGGTGTTCCACGACGCCGACTACGACCTGCGGCTGCTGCACCAGGACTACGGCTGGCGTCCGACGCACCTGTTCGACACGCGGCTCGCCGCGCAGCTCCTCGGCATCAAGGCGTTCGGCCTCGCCGCGCTGCTCGAGCGCGAGTTCGGCCTCAAGCTGGACAAGAAGCACCAGCGCGCCGACTGGTCGATGCGCCCGCTCACCGACGACATGCTCGACTACGCGGCGCAGGACACGCGCTGGCTGCTCGGGCTGCGCGACCGGCTGCGCGAGCAGCTCGAGCGAAGCGGCCGGCTGGCGTGGGCGCAGGAGGAGTTCGCGCGGCTCGAGGGAACGCGATGGGAGCCGGAGGATCCGGCGACGGGGTTCATGCGGCTGAAAGGCGCGCGCGACCTGTCGCGGCGCGAGCTGGCGCTGCTCCGCGAGCTCGTGACGTGGCGCGACGGCGTGGCGCGCGAGCTCGATCGCGCGACGTTCCGCGTGGCGAGCAACGACGTCCTGTTCGACGTCGCTCGCCGCGCCCCGCAGTCGCGCGAGGAGCTCGGCGCGATCAAGGGCGTGCCGCGCGGGTCGCTCGAGGGGCGCGGCAACGAGATCCTCGGCGCCGTGCGGCGCGGCCTCGCGGTGCCCGATGCGGAGCTGCCCCGCTATCCGCGCGCGCCGCGGTGGGACCGCGACCCGGAGTTCGACGCGCGCGTGAGCCGCCTGCGCTCCGTGCGCGAGGAGGCGGCGCAGCGGCTCGCGCTCGACCCGGGCGTGCTGTGCCCGCGCGAGCGGCTGGAGGCCGTCGCGCGGCGCAACCCGCGCTCGCTCGAGGAGCTCGCGGAAGTGCCCGATCTGCGCCGCTGGCAGATCGACGTCCTCGGCGCGGCGATGCTGCGCGCGCTGCGCGAGGTCGACGCGACGTCGGCGACGGTCGGCAACGCGGATCGGTCGCCGTACCGCGACGAGTGA
- a CDS encoding signal peptidase II — protein sequence MTPVTPIEPHLRRRDGARRRPSRVERGDRAVERTVPIPVHREPQRAEPVEPTEPDVEARLSERALAARFFPVVAAVVAADLATKAWATSALATRAVRLVDGVALALHYNRASAGGVSLGAHTRDLNFLGTGVVVALMVMIVPSLTRLHRRAWVAAALIVGAGLGNMASLVSDDRGVADFIAFSHGNGAAWVLNVADVALAVGLALLAWTTLVLARAARREAAHARVR from the coding sequence ATGACGCCCGTGACTCCGATCGAGCCCCACCTCCGCCGCCGCGACGGCGCCCGCCGCCGCCCGTCCCGCGTCGAGCGCGGCGACCGCGCCGTGGAGCGTACGGTGCCCATCCCGGTGCACCGGGAGCCGCAGCGCGCGGAGCCCGTGGAGCCCACGGAGCCGGACGTCGAGGCTCGACTGTCCGAGCGGGCGCTCGCCGCGCGCTTCTTTCCCGTCGTCGCCGCGGTCGTCGCCGCGGACCTCGCGACGAAGGCGTGGGCGACGTCGGCGCTCGCCACGCGCGCCGTGCGGCTCGTCGACGGCGTGGCGCTCGCGCTGCACTACAACCGCGCGTCCGCCGGCGGCGTGTCGCTCGGCGCGCACACGCGCGACCTGAACTTCCTCGGCACGGGCGTCGTCGTCGCGCTGATGGTGATGATCGTGCCGTCGCTCACGCGGCTGCATCGCCGCGCGTGGGTCGCCGCGGCGCTGATCGTCGGCGCGGGGCTCGGCAACATGGCGAGCCTGGTGAGCGACGACCGCGGGGTCGCCGACTTCATCGCGTTCTCGCACGGCAACGGCGCGGCGTGGGTGCTCAACGTCGCCGACGTGGCGCTCGCCGTCGGGCTGGCGCTGCTCGCCTGGACGACGCTGGTGCTCGCGCGCGCCGCGCGGCGGGAGGCGGCCCATGCCCGCGTGCGTTGA
- a CDS encoding BamA/TamA family outer membrane protein, translating to MAERWYARLSPFMRHQFTERKSIILFADQPDFQQNNITLIEGEGTGGVTESARQRVVMPHTGSYWDTHHVLGHELVHVFQYDIAEKLAAAPGSGRSIGLNGLPLWLVEGMAEYLSLGRDDSNTSMWLRDAARRNDVPTIKQLTNDPRYFPYRYGQALWAYVGGRYGDQAVVDVYRSSLRYGFEGAIRRVLDVSTDQLSKDWAQAIKDAYLPQLGGRTAPDSTATMVIRQRSKRGSEYNVSPSISPDGRRVAFYSSRDLFGIELYVADVESGKVIKQLGSINSARHYDALSFIQTGGSWSPDGRSLAYVVYENGDQTVHIYDVDAGHETRKLKTPQLGTAADPAWSPDGRYIAFSGTVGGISDLYLYDLQNDTYEKLTTGRESELQPAWSPDGKRIAFVTDRGDGTNLDRLTFGPMRLAELDVASRNIRLLPIPAPGAKSVNPSYTPDGQSIVFVSDRTGFNDVYRMELATGALSQITHVQTGVLGVTSLSPAVSVARNTGRIVFSVFDRQGNDIERLDGDATRGTPVGNALAVASPGVAPDTSRVAVAQPVNPSPGGATNTTGTTQPQPAAPGGRLPPFTPRYTSTIEGYLADASTGLPATTADFQPREYSGALHLDYIAPPTFGVQTGGFYGTQFGGGVAFGFSDQLGNNNLVTILQAQGDVKDIGGEVMYTNLKHRWNYALLAGRIPYLYAYQTAPYIDQQAQSYAIQQGIYRLYFDEVGGILQYPLSISKRLELGVTGIRQSYGLDVYTYYLNSFGQVIGQDRSRPPVPPSRMYAQGQVAFVGDYSTFGFTSPIAGARYRLSYSPTVGQIQLNEAIADYRRYWFARPVTFAIRGLHYGRYGRDAQNDSISYPIYLGNPQFVRGYDYNSIDPSECFSSTTNTSTAQCPIFDRLLGSRIAVASAELRIPLLGVEGLGLIRTNFLPVEIAPFVDAGVAWNQGESPRFGRFVTGQEARVSTDRIPVVSAGISARINLFGYAVLETYYAYPFQRPDKKAHFGFQLAPGW from the coding sequence ATGGCGGAGCGGTGGTACGCGCGACTGAGCCCGTTCATGCGGCACCAGTTCACGGAGCGGAAGTCGATCATCCTCTTCGCCGACCAGCCCGACTTCCAGCAGAACAACATCACGCTGATCGAGGGCGAGGGCACCGGCGGTGTGACGGAGAGCGCGCGCCAGCGCGTCGTCATGCCGCACACCGGATCCTACTGGGACACGCACCACGTGCTCGGCCACGAGCTGGTGCACGTGTTCCAGTACGACATCGCGGAGAAGCTCGCCGCCGCGCCGGGGAGCGGCCGCAGCATCGGCCTGAACGGCCTCCCGCTCTGGCTCGTCGAGGGCATGGCCGAGTACCTCTCGCTCGGCCGCGACGACTCCAACACGTCGATGTGGCTGCGCGACGCCGCGCGCCGCAACGACGTGCCGACGATCAAGCAGCTCACGAACGACCCGCGCTACTTCCCGTACCGCTACGGCCAGGCGCTGTGGGCCTACGTCGGCGGGCGCTACGGCGACCAGGCCGTCGTCGACGTGTATCGCTCGTCGCTCCGGTACGGCTTCGAGGGCGCCATCCGCCGCGTGCTCGACGTGTCGACCGACCAGCTGTCGAAGGACTGGGCGCAGGCGATCAAGGACGCGTACCTGCCGCAGCTCGGCGGCCGCACGGCGCCCGACAGCACGGCGACGATGGTCATCCGGCAGCGCTCCAAGCGCGGCAGCGAGTACAACGTCTCGCCGTCCATCAGCCCCGACGGCCGCCGCGTCGCGTTCTACTCGAGCCGCGACCTGTTCGGGATCGAGCTCTACGTCGCCGACGTCGAGAGCGGGAAGGTCATCAAGCAGCTCGGCAGCATCAACTCGGCGCGCCACTACGACGCGCTGTCGTTCATCCAGACGGGCGGCTCGTGGTCGCCCGACGGCCGCTCGCTCGCCTACGTCGTGTACGAGAACGGCGACCAGACCGTCCACATCTACGACGTCGACGCCGGCCACGAGACGCGCAAGCTGAAGACGCCGCAGCTCGGCACCGCCGCCGACCCGGCGTGGAGCCCCGACGGCCGCTACATCGCGTTCTCCGGCACGGTCGGCGGGATCTCCGATCTCTACCTGTACGACCTGCAGAACGACACGTACGAGAAGCTCACGACCGGCCGCGAGTCGGAGCTGCAGCCGGCGTGGAGCCCCGACGGCAAGCGCATCGCGTTCGTCACCGACCGCGGCGACGGCACCAACCTCGATCGCCTGACGTTCGGGCCCATGCGGCTCGCGGAGCTCGACGTCGCGTCGCGCAACATCCGCCTGCTCCCGATTCCCGCCCCGGGCGCGAAGTCGGTGAACCCGAGCTACACGCCGGACGGCCAGTCGATCGTGTTCGTGAGCGACCGCACCGGCTTCAACGACGTGTACCGCATGGAGCTCGCGACCGGCGCGCTGTCGCAGATCACCCACGTGCAGACCGGCGTGCTCGGCGTGACGTCGCTGTCGCCGGCGGTGAGCGTGGCGCGCAACACGGGGCGCATCGTCTTCTCCGTGTTCGACCGGCAGGGCAACGACATCGAGCGGCTCGACGGCGACGCGACGCGCGGCACGCCGGTCGGCAACGCGCTCGCCGTCGCGAGCCCCGGCGTCGCGCCGGACACGTCGCGCGTCGCCGTCGCGCAGCCCGTGAACCCGTCGCCCGGCGGGGCGACCAACACGACGGGCACGACGCAGCCGCAGCCGGCGGCGCCGGGCGGGCGCCTGCCGCCGTTCACGCCGCGCTACACGAGCACCATCGAGGGCTACCTCGCCGACGCGTCGACCGGCCTGCCGGCGACGACGGCCGACTTCCAGCCGCGCGAGTACAGCGGCGCGCTGCACCTCGACTACATCGCCCCGCCGACGTTCGGCGTGCAGACGGGCGGGTTCTACGGCACCCAGTTCGGCGGCGGCGTCGCGTTCGGCTTCAGCGACCAGCTCGGGAACAACAACCTCGTCACCATCCTGCAGGCGCAGGGCGACGTGAAGGACATCGGCGGCGAGGTGATGTACACGAACCTCAAGCACCGCTGGAACTACGCGCTGCTCGCCGGTCGCATCCCGTACCTCTACGCGTACCAGACGGCGCCGTACATCGATCAGCAGGCGCAGTCGTACGCGATCCAGCAGGGGATCTACCGGCTCTACTTCGACGAGGTCGGCGGCATCCTGCAGTACCCGCTGTCGATCTCGAAGCGGCTCGAGCTGGGCGTCACGGGGATCCGGCAGAGCTACGGGCTGGACGTCTACACGTACTACCTGAACAGCTTCGGCCAGGTGATCGGCCAGGACCGCTCGCGGCCGCCCGTGCCGCCGTCGCGGATGTACGCGCAGGGGCAGGTGGCGTTCGTCGGCGACTACTCGACGTTCGGCTTCACGTCGCCGATCGCCGGGGCGCGGTATCGCCTGAGCTACAGCCCGACGGTCGGTCAGATCCAGCTGAACGAGGCGATCGCCGACTACCGCCGCTACTGGTTCGCGCGGCCGGTGACGTTCGCGATCCGCGGGCTCCATTACGGGCGCTACGGGCGCGATGCGCAGAACGACTCGATCTCGTACCCGATCTACCTCGGCAACCCGCAGTTCGTGCGGGGCTACGACTACAACTCGATCGACCCGAGCGAGTGCTTCAGCTCCACGACGAACACGAGCACCGCGCAGTGCCCGATCTTCGACCGCCTCCTCGGCAGCCGCATCGCCGTGGCGAGCGCCGAGCTGCGCATCCCGCTGCTCGGCGTGGAGGGGCTGGGGCTCATCCGCACGAACTTCCTGCCGGTGGAGATCGCGCCGTTCGTCGACGCGGGCGTGGCGTGGAACCAGGGGGAGTCGCCGCGGTTCGGCCGCTTCGTCACCGGCCAGGAGGCGCGGGTCTCGACCGACCGCATCCCGGTGGTGAGCGCCGGCATCTCGGCGCGCATCAACCTGTTCGGCTACGCGGTGCTGGAGACGTACTACGCGTATCCGTTCCAGCGACCGGACAAGAAGGCGCACTTCGGGTTCCAGCTCGCGCCGGGCTGGTAA